The DNA region ATAGCACCATCTTTCATGCTATTTGCCATGGGGGTTTACGACTTCCATCACTGGGGATTCCTTGTGCCGATACTTTACATTATTGCTGGCGCTTTTAGACTTGCTCGATACAACCTAACAGCTGAGCACAATGTTAAAACAGATTTTCGGGGCATGCCACTACCTTTGGGTGGAATATTTATTGCAAGCTATGTGCTATTCTCATACGAGCTCTGGGGCGAGCTTAGATACAAACAAAACCTTACCCCAGCACTGGTTCTTCTATCTTGGCTTCTAATCTCCAATGTAAGATATCCCGCGACTATAACGATAAAACCCGGAAAGCTTTTCAAATTAAAACTCGGTGCAACGATACTAATCATTCTTGCGATACTTTGCAAACCAAAACTTTTCATTTTCCCCGTGGTAGCAGTTTATATACTTTACTCTTTCATAAAGGAGATATACTGGTTCATAAGCCGTTTTCAAAGGAGAGGTCATGAGATATAATATAAGGATCGCAGTGGAGCGGAAAAAAGGCGTCGCAGACCCTGAAGGGAAAACGATTTTCGAGGCACTCGGTCGCCTTGGATACGAAAAGGTCGAATCGGTAAGAGTAGCAAAACTTTTCGATGTCGTAATAAACGCCCAAGACCAAAATGAGGCTAAATCAATGGCGGAAGAAATCTCGGAAAGAGTGCTTTCAAACCCCGTTATTGAAACATTCACAATTTTATCGATATCGGAGACAGGCGATGGAGGCAACGAATGAAGGCTGGGGTTATAATTTTCCCGGGCTCAAATTGCGATAGAGACACCTATTGGGTGCTCTCAAAGGTTTTGGGCGCTGAGACGAGATACCTCTGGCACGACGACACCCAGATAGACGACCTCGACCTCGTGGTGCTTCCCGGAGGTTTTTCATATGGTGATTACCTTAGGACAGGCGCGTTTGCACGATTTTCGCCGATAATGAAAGCAGTGGCTGACTTCGCAAAGAATGGTGGGATAGTGCTGGGCATATGCAATGGCTTCCAGATACTGCTCGAAGCAGGGTTGCTTGAGGGAGCCATGATACCAAACAAATCCCTAAGATTCATTTGCGATTGGGTTAGAATCCGAGTGGAACGAGACGATACTCCGTTCACTGCTAACGCTAAAATAGGCGATGTGCTCAAAATCCCGATCGCTCACTTTGAGGGAAATTATTTTGCGCCAAAGGAAATTCTTAGCAAGGTTGAAAAAAACCGTCAGGTCGTTTTTCGATACTGCACGGAGAATGGGGAAATAACCGAAGACGCCAACCCTAATGGAAGTTTAAATAACATTGCTGGCATAATAAACGAGCAGGGGAACATTCTCGGAATGATGCCTCATCCCGAGCGCGCGAGCGAGGCTATTCTTGGCTCAGAGGACGGTAAAGTAATCTTTGAGTCAATAGCAAAATATATAAAACAAAAACGCGGATGAAAAAATTCTGGACATTCGTTATCGCACTTATCATAGGAATAGTAGCTGGTCAGCTTGCGACGGAGCTCGTAAGATTAGCTCTCCCTACTGGCGTGGTGCGCGACTTCTTGACTTTCTCCGTGTCGTTCGGTTTCAATCCTATAACTTTGGACCTCGCCGCCATAAAGATAACATTCGGATTAATGTTTTCCATGAGTATTATAGGCTTTCTTATCATTGTCCTTATCGTTTATTACTTTAAGTGGTGGATTTAGCCTTTCAAGCGCAGGAGTCAGCTAAAATGCACGCACTTGTTATTGGAGCATCGGGATTCATAGGAAGCCACATAGTTGACAACCTCATAGAGCGAGATTACGAGGTAACAGCCATCCTAAGGCACACAAGCAACGCGAGGTGGGTAAATCCGAAAGCCGAGATAGTCCGCA from bacterium includes:
- the purS gene encoding phosphoribosylformylglycinamidine synthase subunit PurS, producing the protein MRYNIRIAVERKKGVADPEGKTIFEALGRLGYEKVESVRVAKLFDVVINAQDQNEAKSMAEEISERVLSNPVIETFTILSISETGDGGNE
- the purQ gene encoding phosphoribosylformylglycinamidine synthase subunit PurQ, whose protein sequence is MKAGVIIFPGSNCDRDTYWVLSKVLGAETRYLWHDDTQIDDLDLVVLPGGFSYGDYLRTGAFARFSPIMKAVADFAKNGGIVLGICNGFQILLEAGLLEGAMIPNKSLRFICDWVRIRVERDDTPFTANAKIGDVLKIPIAHFEGNYFAPKEILSKVEKNRQVVFRYCTENGEITEDANPNGSLNNIAGIINEQGNILGMMPHPERASEAILGSEDGKVIFESIAKYIKQKRG
- the pssA gene encoding CDP-diacylglycerol--serine O-phosphatidyltransferase, translated to MNTKIQEKKLTLRRIRRKSQFMPIVPGIFTVGNVISGFISLVLSLSGNFVSASFLIILGVIFDLLDGKIARMTHATSRFGVEFDSLADFLTFGIAPSFMLFAMGVYDFHHWGFLVPILYIIAGAFRLARYNLTAEHNVKTDFRGMPLPLGGIFIASYVLFSYELWGELRYKQNLTPALVLLSWLLISNVRYPATITIKPGKLFKLKLGATILIILAILCKPKLFIFPVVAVYILYSFIKEIYWFISRFQRRGHEI
- a CDS encoding DUF4321 domain-containing protein; the encoded protein is MKKFWTFVIALIIGIVAGQLATELVRLALPTGVVRDFLTFSVSFGFNPITLDLAAIKITFGLMFSMSIIGFLIIVLIVYYFKWWI